A window from Mycolicibacterium tokaiense encodes these proteins:
- a CDS encoding sugar ABC transporter ATP-binding protein, which yields MAALLQAKDIQKGFGGVPVLKGITLDLEPGTVTALAGENGAGKSTLMKIISGQYTADHGSVTVKGATLTGGNTKDAVKHGVAIVPQELASIEYMTVYENLFVGREIKTGPFLNRKAMIDEARDALAVFGVNIDPSARMVSLPVGLRQIVEIVKAARTGAQVVMLDEPTSAISEREVEGLYKIVRQLKEHGVAMVYTTHKMAEIRAIADRVVVLRDGGLILDKMIGDVTDDDIVTAMIGRELEALFPERPEPGADTVLEVKNLLVDGANGPVSFDVKAGEIVGLAGLVGAGRTELLEAIFGARRTHGGEVLVRGKLVKRNAPAAAITEGMAMVPEDRKLSGVVLSMSVLDNGSLPRLSAFSVAGWLKGKARTNQIADAMKSVRLRSNGLSQEVGTLSGGNQQKVVLARWLTGTVNVLLLDEPTRGVDVGARSEIYRIITEFAEQGMAVLMASSDMPEVVGLSHRAFVMRGGEFVGELDRDALDHPEVQESVFRLATALEARTDTGNQEAAS from the coding sequence ATGGCGGCACTACTGCAGGCCAAGGACATCCAGAAGGGATTCGGCGGGGTGCCGGTCCTCAAGGGCATCACCCTGGACCTCGAGCCGGGCACCGTCACCGCTCTTGCTGGCGAGAATGGCGCCGGCAAGTCCACGTTGATGAAGATCATCAGTGGCCAGTACACCGCAGACCACGGCAGCGTCACCGTCAAGGGCGCCACGTTGACCGGCGGGAACACCAAGGACGCCGTCAAGCACGGCGTCGCGATCGTCCCGCAGGAACTGGCGTCCATCGAGTACATGACGGTCTACGAGAACCTGTTCGTGGGACGCGAGATCAAGACCGGGCCGTTCCTCAACCGCAAGGCCATGATCGACGAGGCCCGCGACGCGCTGGCCGTGTTCGGCGTGAACATCGACCCGAGTGCGCGCATGGTCAGCCTGCCGGTGGGCCTGCGGCAGATTGTGGAGATCGTCAAGGCGGCCCGCACCGGCGCCCAGGTGGTGATGCTCGACGAGCCCACCTCGGCGATCTCCGAGCGTGAGGTCGAAGGTCTGTACAAGATCGTGCGCCAGCTCAAGGAGCACGGCGTCGCGATGGTGTACACCACGCACAAGATGGCAGAAATCCGCGCCATCGCCGATCGGGTGGTGGTGCTGCGCGACGGCGGCCTGATCCTCGACAAGATGATCGGCGATGTCACCGACGACGACATCGTGACCGCGATGATCGGCCGCGAGCTCGAGGCGCTGTTCCCCGAGCGCCCCGAACCGGGCGCCGACACCGTGCTCGAGGTCAAGAACCTGTTGGTCGACGGTGCCAACGGACCGGTTTCGTTCGACGTCAAGGCCGGTGAGATCGTCGGTCTGGCCGGGCTGGTGGGCGCCGGGCGCACCGAACTGCTGGAGGCCATCTTCGGTGCCCGGCGCACCCACGGCGGTGAGGTGCTGGTGCGCGGCAAGCTCGTCAAGCGCAACGCCCCCGCGGCGGCCATCACCGAAGGCATGGCGATGGTGCCCGAGGACCGCAAGCTCTCGGGTGTGGTGCTGTCGATGAGCGTGCTCGACAACGGCTCCCTGCCGCGACTGTCGGCCTTCTCGGTGGCCGGCTGGCTCAAGGGCAAGGCCCGCACCAACCAGATCGCCGACGCGATGAAGTCGGTGCGGTTGCGCAGCAACGGACTGTCCCAGGAGGTCGGCACCCTCTCCGGCGGCAACCAGCAGAAGGTGGTGCTGGCCCGCTGGCTCACCGGCACGGTCAACGTGCTGCTGCTCGACGAACCCACCCGCGGTGTGGACGTCGGCGCCCGCAGTGAGATCTACCGCATCATCACCGAATTCGCAGAACAGGGCATGGCCGTGCTGATGGCGTCGTCGGACATGCCCGAGGTCGTCGGGCTGAGTCACCGCGCATTCGTGATGCGCGGCGGCGAGTTCGTCGGCGAGCTCGACCGTGACGCGCTCGACCACCCCGAGGTCCAGG